From the Paenibacillus sp. FSL H8-0548 genome, one window contains:
- the brnQ gene encoding branched-chain amino acid transport system II carrier protein: protein MNSKIPTKDIFVIALLLFALFFGAGNLVFPAMMGQAAGTSIWSANFGFLITGVCLPLLGVIALGFSGKSDLLSLASRVHPLFGILFTTILYLTIGPLFAIPRTGSVSYEIAIKPFISDGAGHAPLLIFTVLYFSLTCIFSLNPAKIIDIVGKVLTPMLILFIGILAITAIVNPIGDFQTPVDSYAVHSFFNGFQEGYLTMDALAAFVFGIIIINAIKERGAQSKKHLLIVCLKTTAISASILAVIYSVIAYIGATSVEKFGYLENGGEVLTRVSNYYFGTFGGIILGAIVLLACLTTSIGLITSCSTYLNKLIPSISYKLFAIILSVVSAAFANVGLTQLIEISVPVLTIIYPLAIMLMLLTFLHPLFKGKKQVYHVSLILTFMISLVDGLADTGLKLPFLHTLFNDYLPMNKIGLGWLLPAFVGAILGWAMPSSRQKI from the coding sequence ATGAACAGCAAAATTCCAACTAAAGATATTTTCGTTATTGCACTCCTTCTATTCGCCCTATTCTTCGGCGCAGGCAACTTGGTTTTCCCTGCAATGATGGGACAAGCAGCAGGAACCTCGATTTGGTCAGCCAACTTTGGATTTCTGATTACCGGCGTCTGTCTGCCCTTGCTCGGCGTTATCGCCTTGGGCTTCTCCGGCAAGTCGGATCTGCTATCTCTTGCTAGCCGGGTTCATCCGCTCTTCGGCATCCTATTCACGACTATTCTATATTTGACGATCGGACCGTTGTTCGCAATCCCGCGGACAGGAAGCGTCTCCTATGAGATCGCGATCAAGCCCTTTATATCGGATGGAGCTGGACATGCACCTTTATTGATATTTACTGTGCTGTACTTCAGCCTAACCTGTATCTTCTCTTTGAATCCTGCAAAAATTATCGATATCGTTGGAAAGGTTCTGACCCCGATGCTCATTCTGTTCATTGGAATATTGGCTATTACAGCGATCGTGAACCCCATTGGCGACTTCCAGACGCCTGTCGACAGTTATGCAGTCCATTCCTTCTTTAATGGATTCCAAGAGGGGTATCTGACAATGGATGCCCTAGCAGCGTTTGTATTCGGTATTATCATTATTAACGCAATCAAAGAAAGAGGCGCGCAGTCCAAAAAGCATCTGCTGATCGTATGCTTGAAAACAACTGCAATCTCTGCGTCTATTCTTGCAGTAATTTATTCCGTTATCGCTTATATTGGGGCAACAAGCGTTGAGAAATTCGGCTATCTTGAAAACGGCGGAGAGGTTCTTACACGGGTCTCGAACTACTATTTCGGAACATTCGGCGGTATCATTCTTGGAGCTATCGTATTATTAGCCTGCTTGACTACAAGTATCGGGCTAATAACTTCTTGCAGCACCTATCTGAATAAGCTTATTCCGTCCATTTCCTATAAATTGTTCGCCATTATTTTATCCGTAGTGAGCGCAGCCTTTGCCAATGTCGGACTAACTCAGCTGATTGAGATATCCGTGCCCGTACTAACTATCATCTATCCATTAGCGATCATGCTCATGCTCTTAACCTTTCTTCACCCTCTGTTCAAAGGAAAGAAACAGGTCTATCACGTAAGCCTTATCCTAACCTTCATGATAAGCTTAGTCGATGGACTCGCGGATACTGGCCTAAAGCTTCCATTCCTGCATACGTTGTTCAATGACTATCTACCAATGAATAAAATCGGATTAGGCTGGCTCCTACCGGCATTTGTTGGTGCTATTCTCGGATGGGCCATGCCATCGTCCCGCCAGAAGATATAA
- a CDS encoding S-layer homology domain-containing protein, translating into MKKQLFRSILATIVMALMLLPFSAFAWAISDVDIDVSKSIYAPNEMVLITGTVPAKQDITMKVIFNGGVVYVDAIPAADNDGSISFSTKFGLVGLYTVVVGSGANPVDMATFEVKSSDIDGGIGGDTGGAIVTPEGSIYENVKNSTNLLVEQLGTLGSNSTAQQIRDLIAELLPTLQSNLQLLSSIEDSAQRVEAFNLLTSVMKQIGDKVVSVSDTSSVISMLESVFLYYGEATRVAEQINLDNTEIKQSTVSLATLILSRVGTVGTDSLIITDSSSSFIVSVEGDAIAGIIERLLDGKKRLAGVLNQQKLATEELDLYLTLSINLDAAGNVDLSLSKEQVDKLKASGISLVVQNDTITIALASGAIPTLDENTVSLALRFHTPNQLEEIINKQPGYISSVNLPVKDFHLVAIDANGNETSLSDQFLGDVKVSFLLDGIDKSKLDLDKLAVYYYNETTAKWEIISAKYNAATNAMDYLPKHFSTYTVVQVNKSFADITGRWSQRVIEVAYAKGILSGKSESSFDPSANVTRAEFATMLVNTLGLTGSGKAKFSDVAASAWYADAVSAAYESGLVTGVDETHFAPNAKITREQMATMIGRALTFSKSITPATAADIVLLSKFTDHNLVSAWASEWVALVVKEEIMNGVSATSLAPKVLATREQAAKLMLDLFNY; encoded by the coding sequence TTGAAAAAACAACTATTTAGGTCAATTTTGGCTACTATTGTGATGGCCTTGATGCTATTACCGTTCTCAGCATTTGCATGGGCAATCTCGGATGTCGATATCGATGTAAGTAAATCCATATATGCTCCTAATGAAATGGTTCTCATTACGGGAACGGTTCCTGCTAAGCAGGACATCACGATGAAAGTCATATTCAATGGGGGTGTTGTTTATGTGGATGCCATACCTGCCGCAGATAACGACGGCTCTATCAGTTTCTCTACGAAATTCGGTTTAGTTGGCTTGTATACGGTTGTCGTAGGAAGTGGAGCGAATCCAGTTGATATGGCTACCTTTGAAGTTAAATCCAGTGATATCGATGGTGGTATTGGTGGTGACACAGGCGGCGCAATTGTTACTCCAGAAGGTTCAATTTACGAAAACGTTAAGAATTCTACAAATTTGTTAGTTGAGCAGCTTGGAACTCTAGGTTCAAATTCAACCGCACAACAAATTCGTGATTTGATTGCGGAACTGTTGCCAACACTGCAGTCCAATCTCCAGTTGTTGAGCAGTATTGAAGACAGCGCTCAACGCGTTGAAGCATTTAATCTGTTAACTTCGGTTATGAAGCAAATAGGAGATAAGGTCGTCAGCGTGAGCGATACAAGCTCGGTGATTTCAATGTTGGAATCTGTATTCCTATATTATGGAGAAGCTACCCGAGTAGCTGAGCAGATTAATCTGGACAATACGGAGATTAAACAATCTACAGTTTCGTTGGCTACCTTGATCTTGTCGCGAGTAGGGACCGTCGGTACAGATTCGTTGATTATAACGGATTCTTCGTCTAGTTTTATCGTATCCGTAGAAGGCGATGCGATTGCTGGAATTATCGAACGACTGCTCGATGGGAAAAAACGTTTAGCGGGTGTATTGAATCAACAAAAGCTGGCAACAGAAGAGCTTGATCTTTATCTGACGTTATCCATTAACCTGGATGCTGCTGGAAATGTAGACTTATCGCTTTCGAAAGAGCAAGTGGACAAGCTTAAAGCGAGCGGAATCTCACTGGTTGTTCAGAACGATACCATCACAATTGCTTTAGCTTCAGGAGCGATTCCTACATTAGATGAGAATACTGTATCTCTTGCTCTACGGTTTCACACTCCTAACCAATTGGAGGAGATAATAAACAAGCAGCCTGGATATATTTCTTCCGTAAACCTACCGGTTAAAGATTTCCATCTTGTTGCCATTGACGCTAATGGAAATGAGACCTCTTTAAGCGATCAATTCTTAGGAGATGTAAAGGTTAGTTTCCTTTTGGATGGCATAGACAAGAGTAAACTGGATTTGGATAAGCTTGCTGTTTATTACTACAACGAAACTACTGCCAAATGGGAAATCATTAGTGCCAAATACAATGCTGCTACTAATGCTATGGACTATTTACCGAAGCATTTTAGTACGTATACGGTTGTACAAGTCAATAAATCATTTGCAGATATTACGGGCAGATGGTCTCAGCGCGTCATTGAAGTCGCTTATGCCAAAGGTATCCTGTCAGGCAAAAGTGAAAGCTCATTTGATCCTTCTGCAAATGTAACGCGTGCAGAATTCGCGACTATGCTGGTCAATACTCTTGGACTAACCGGATCAGGTAAAGCCAAGTTTTCTGATGTTGCCGCAAGCGCGTGGTATGCTGATGCTGTTTCCGCCGCTTATGAATCAGGATTGGTAACAGGCGTGGATGAGACTCATTTTGCTCCGAATGCCAAAATCACTCGTGAACAAATGGCTACAATGATTGGCCGGGCGTTAACATTCTCTAAATCGATAACTCCTGCGACGGCAGCAGATATTGTATTATTGTCAAAATTTACGGATCATAATCTAGTATCGGCTTGGGCCTCCGAGTGGGTCGCACTAGTCGTTAAAGAAGAAATTATGAACGGGGTTAGTGCTACATCACTGGCACCAAAGGTTTTGGCAACTCGTGAGCAAGCGGCTAAATTGATGCTTGACCTATTTAATTATTAA
- a CDS encoding SDR family NAD(P)-dependent oxidoreductase — MADKFVIITGANSGIGRAAALKFVTEGYFVIMACRNIEMSKAVQREIKAASSNVNVDLMELDVSSFDSIRNFCSVFKAKYPRLDLLIHNAAYLNHGEKEYKLSPEQIELSGK, encoded by the coding sequence ATGGCGGATAAATTCGTTATCATTACAGGAGCGAATTCGGGGATAGGCAGAGCGGCAGCTTTAAAGTTTGTGACAGAAGGATATTTTGTTATTATGGCCTGCCGGAATATTGAAATGAGTAAAGCGGTACAGCGAGAAATTAAGGCAGCATCAAGCAATGTCAACGTAGATTTAATGGAGCTTGATGTATCTTCTTTTGATTCTATTCGAAATTTTTGCTCAGTCTTCAAAGCCAAATATCCGCGCCTCGACCTATTGATACATAATGCTGCTTATTTGAATCATGGAGAAAAGGAATATAAGCTTAGTCCCGAGCAGATCGAATTAAGCGGAAAATAG